The following coding sequences lie in one Arabidopsis thaliana chromosome 3, partial sequence genomic window:
- a CDS encoding fip1 motif-containing protein (fip1 motif-containing protein; CONTAINS InterPro DOMAIN/s: Fip1 (InterPro:IPR007854); BEST Arabidopsis thaliana protein match is: homolog of yeast FIP1 [V] (TAIR:AT5G58040.1); Has 1059 Blast hits to 916 proteins in 236 species: Archae - 0; Bacteria - 82; Metazoa - 441; Fungi - 209; Plants - 110; Viruses - 0; Other Eukaryotes - 217 (source: NCBI BLink).), whose translation MDSTDDDFGDLYVDDAKFQATDAFESECATNSGEDKGFEETVKSDSEGEVKKFDVVAKDSSPCDDDDCAMNLTEADEESEFSDSDDDLNIVLKDDDSKALPASCVFNTNFGGYEASKASSFQRRWTRNASANNACIDPSLGMSQYRYSFPNPWSRTPFDVNLDVLEKKPWRDPGTDTSDFFNFGLNEQSWKDYCKPLGRAIEVRGGTLERIPSADLRRPRDPDPGVVIQIPVTNDVEELPVRTPEKARCITSNEASRSDVSHSYGSKDLNSVYGSPKDEAFVGCQEENAGSFSGEKSLPTENCCSREATPSDKEMLEKEKEESVCNSDETDPSSVERESSLGDRIRLSPTSSSSVGINEESDDYETESLKDSATDDQREVSTPPQEARLAEHEAISIKRGEDSGTMHSRHRRSHEDSSKRHCGRAGYARYVKDASPTPDPGRGKKVGSLQGLYRDSNKNWQNGPPITLERDETEGKGVHYYREKSHGRLNSSVDHDRHREHRFGWRNNKESSLGRGFDHSNSYKCGTHLKEYTSRSSFDLNQRNSRSSFKEEDDRYGWHHRERKYVHERSPIRAYENYKERNGCDWLREPYYEDCIPITDMDYRYRSENSSAHAIHNLKHSPENDLYCRRRGGYDYNLHRDRYEDGVHRVESRIPFELAYREMRSFAEVEMREYQGYKRHEEFSEIEKRHHYIHDWHLDRFVSEEDGYKYRIQDGWSSPSLSLRDSWYTKEAKGDFRRDDTRDFRTPEAYDSQNNHFHKAAPRDGWTQNLGRSHNVSVKDRLQYDADWVGPDRGRYNMADDMQCSMREVSNSEHPSYTDEIFVRDIRVPTHNRMATKQRFGYLQSHIHENDERHHRSKKLRGDGHAFIKRQDHVDLAGRQGKVSNQSKKRFSNGGDTIEQQDVQKPRKLMGKSEEKAMQNRDINDKEEGEIIEEVKGVEIDNERIQESLKKMEKRRERFKGTKLAVEATFKSQTELRAKADVTNQQRPVRKRRWCAS comes from the exons ATGGATTCTACTGATGATGATTTCGGTGACTTGTACGTTGATGATGCCAAGTTTCAGGCGACTGATGCTTTCGAATCGGAGTGTGCTACGAACTCCGGCGAGGATAAGGGTTTTGAAGAGACGGTAAAGTCTGATTCGGAAGGTGAAGTGAAgaaatttgatgttgttgctAAGGATTCGAGTCCGTGTGACGACGACGATTGTGCTATGAATCTGACTGAGGCCGATGAAGAATCGGAATTTAgtgatagtgatgatgatttgaATATAGTGCTCAAAGACGACGACTCTAAAGCCCTTCCTGCTTCTTGTGTGTTTAACACCAACTTTGGCGGATACGAAGCATCCAAAGCTTCCTCGTTTCAGAGACGGTGGACTAGAAACGCTTCAGCTAATAATGCTTGCATCGATCCTTCTTTAGGAATGTCTCAATACAGATATAGTTTCCCAAACCCTTGGTCCAG GACACCTTTTGATGTAAATCTCGATGTGTTAGAGAAGAAGCCATGGAGGGATCCTGGTACGGATACCAGtgacttttttaattttgggcTTAACGAGCAGAGCTGGAAAGATTACTGTAAACCGTTG GGAAGAGCAATTGAGGTTAGAGGTGGTACTCTTGAGCGAATACCTTCTGCAGATTTGCGTCGTCCACGTGATCCTGACCCTGGCGTGGTGATACAG ATCCCAGTTACTAATGATGTTGAGGAGCTACCAGTCAGGACACCTGAGAAAGCAAGATGCATAACATCAAATGAAGCATCTAGAAGTGACGTTTCTCATTCATATGGTAGCAAGGATTTGAATTCAGTCTATGGTTCTCCAAAAGATGAAGCTTTTGTGGGGTGTCAAGAAGAAAACGCTGGAAGTTTCAGTGGCGAGAAATCTCTTCCAACAGAGAATTGCTGCAGTAGGGAAGCAACACCTAGTGATAAGGAAATGcttgagaaggagaaagaagagagtgtTTGCAATTCTGATGAGACGGATCCATCCTCAGTGGAGAGGGAATCATCTCTTGGAGATCGCATTCGTTTGAGCCctacctcttcttcttctgttggtATAAATGAGGAATCTGATGATTATGAAACAGAGTCATTGAAAGACAGTGCTACTGATGACCAACGTGAAGTCAGTACCCCACCACAAGAAGCTAGACTTGCAGAACATGAAGCAATTAGTATCAAAAGAGGGGAAGATAGTGGTACAATGCATTCTAGACACAGAAGATCTCACGAAGACTCCAGCAAAAGGCACTGTGGGAGAGCTGGTTATGCTCGCTATGTTAAGGATGCATCGCCTACACCAGATCCTGGTCGTGGGAAGAAAGTTGGTTCTCTACAGGGCTTGTATCGtgattcaaacaaaaactggCAGAATGGACCACCTATTACATTAGAGAGGGATGAAACTGAAGGTAAAGGCGTTCATTACTATAGAGAAAAATCTCATGGTAGATTGAATTCATCTGTGGATCATGATAGGCATAGAGAGCACAGGTTTGGTTGGCGGAACAACAAAGAATCATCACTCGGTCGAGGTTTTGATCATTCTAATAGTTACAAGTGTGGGACGCATCTTAAAGAGTATACCTCACGTTCATCCTTCGATCTTAATCAGAGAAATTCTAGATCAAGTTTTAAAGAAGAGGATGATCGATATGGTTGGCATCATCgtgaaagaaaatatgttcATGAAAGAAGTCCTATCCGAGCATATGAAAActacaaagaaagaaatgggTGTGATTGGCTAAGAGAACCTTATTATGAGGACTGTATACCGATTACTGACATGGATTATAGGTACCGGTCAGAGAACTCGTCTGCACATGCAATACACAACCTCAAGCACAGTCCAGAGAATGATCTTTATTGCAGAAGAAGGGGTGGATACGATTATAATTTGCATCGTGATAGATATGAAGATGGAGTTCACAGGGTAGAAAGTAGAATTCCATTTGAGCTGGCGTACAGGGAGATGCGTTCTTTTGCTGAAGTGGAAATGAGAGAATATCAAGGGTATAAAAGACATGAGGAATTCTCTGAAATAGAGAAAAGACATCATTACATTCATGATTGGCATCTTGATAGATTTGTCTCAGAGGAAGATGGTTATAAGTATAGAATCCAAGATGGTTGGTCCTCACCGTCTTTATCTTTGAGAGATTCTTGGTATACCAAAGAAGCAAAAGGTGATTTCCGGAGAGATGATACCAGAGACTTCAGAACACCTGAAGCATATGACAGCCAGAATAACCATTTTCATAAGGCTGCACCGAGAGATGGCTGGACGCAGAATCTTGGTCGTAGCCATAATGTGAGCGTAAAAGATAGACTACAGTATGATGCTGATTGGGTTGGTCCTGATAGAGGAAGATATAATATGGCAGATGACATGCAATGTTCAATGAGAGAAGTTTCTAATTCTGAGCATCCATCATATACTGATGAGATATTTGTCCGCGACATAAGAGTACCGACACATAATCGGATGGCGACCAAACAAAGGTTTGGATATTTACAGAGCCATAttcatgaaaatgatgaaagacATCACAGATCCAAGAAGCTGAGAGGAGATGGGCATGCTTTCATCAAGCGTCAGGATCATGTTGACTTAGCTGGTAGGCAAGGAAAG GTCTCTAACCAatcaaaaaaaagattctccAATGGCGGAGATACAATCGAGCAACAAGATGTTCAGAAACCAAGAAAGTTAATGGGCAAAAGCGAAGAGAAAGCTATGCAGAATCGAGATATaaatgacaaagaagaaggcGAGATAATAGAAGAAGTGAAAGGTGTTGAAATAGACAATGAACGTATACAAGAGAGTCTGAAAAAGATGGAGAAACGGAGGGAGAGGTTCAAGGGAACCAAATTGGCGGTAGAAGCGACATTCAAATCTCAAACTGAACTGAGAGCTAAAGCCGATGTTACTAATCAACAGAGGCCAGTTAGAAAGAGGAGATGGTGTGCAAGTTAA
- a CDS encoding Cyclophilin-like peptidyl-prolyl cis-trans isomerase family protein (Cyclophilin-like peptidyl-prolyl cis-trans isomerase family protein; FUNCTIONS IN: peptidyl-prolyl cis-trans isomerase activity; INVOLVED IN: protein folding; LOCATED IN: Golgi apparatus, plasma membrane; EXPRESSED IN: guard cell; CONTAINS InterPro DOMAIN/s: Cyclophilin-like (InterPro:IPR015891), Peptidyl-prolyl cis-trans isomerase, cyclophilin-type (InterPro:IPR002130); BEST Arabidopsis thaliana protein match is: Cyclophilin-like peptidyl-prolyl cis-trans isomerase family protein (TAIR:AT2G47320.1); Has 35333 Blast hits to 34131 proteins in 2444 species: Archae - 798; Bacteria - 22429; Metazoa - 974; Fungi - 991; Plants - 531; Viruses - 0; Other Eukaryotes - 9610 (source: NCBI BLink).) encodes MAKIKPQALLNQSKKKKGPSRISISTIIVCNLVVAVVILSLVTTYRHWSQRSRNTIEHETRSQRFEDTNTASGQKTYDLPGFADINTSKGLITVELFKEGSPEVVDKFLDLCQKDHFKGMPFQRVIKNYLVQAGHSPSSIPVEEWTAKGKLRGRLHIGPKHEAFMLGTPKNKGNNKDFELLITTAPIPDLNDQLIVFGRVLKGEDVVQEIEEVDTDEHFQPKSPIGITGVVLKLET; translated from the exons ATGGCGAAGATAAAACCGCAGGCTCTTCTAAAtcaaagcaagaagaagaagggtccAAGTCGCATAAGTATTTCCACTATTATTGTCTGTAATCTTGTAGTTGCTGTAGTCATATTATCGTTGGTCACAACCTATCGCCATTGGTCCCAAAg GTCAAGAAACACAATTGAACATGAAACTCGGAGTCAGAGATTTGAG GACACTAATACTGCGTCAGGGCAAAAAACTTACGATCTTCCTGGTTTTGCT GATATAAACACATCAAAAGGACTTATAACTGTCGAACTCTTCAAAGAAGGTTCCCCTGAAGTTGTGGACAAGTTTCTAGATCTATG TCAAAAAGATCACTTCAAGGGAATGCCGTTTCAGCGGGTTATAAAGAACTACTTGGTACAAGCTGGTCACTCACCGAGCTCTATACCTGTAGAAGAATGGACAGCTAAAGGAAAGCTCAGAGGTCGCCTTCACATTGG CCCAAAACATGAGGCATTCATGTTGGGAACACCAAAAAACAAAGGGAACAACAAGGATTTTGAGCTTCTGATCACAACGGCCCCAATCCCGGATCTGAATGATCAACTTATAGTGTTTGGAAGAGTCCTTAAGGGAGAGGATGTAGTACAG GAGATCGAAGAAGTGGATACGGATGAGCATTTCCAACCGAAATCGCCAATAGGGATCACTGGTGTTGTACTGAAACTAGAGacatga
- the AGL91 gene encoding AGAMOUS-like 91 (AGAMOUS-like 91 (AGL91); FUNCTIONS IN: sequence-specific DNA binding transcription factor activity; INVOLVED IN: regulation of transcription, DNA-dependent; LOCATED IN: nucleus; EXPRESSED IN: endosperm; CONTAINS InterPro DOMAIN/s: Transcription factor, MADS-box (InterPro:IPR002100); BEST Arabidopsis thaliana protein match is: AGAMOUS-like 29 (TAIR:AT2G34440.1); Has 5776 Blast hits to 5776 proteins in 666 species: Archae - 0; Bacteria - 0; Metazoa - 621; Fungi - 305; Plants - 4780; Viruses - 0; Other Eukaryotes - 70 (source: NCBI BLink).): MGRRKIKMEKVQDTNTKQVTFSKRRLGLFKKASELATLCNAEVGIVVFSPGNKPYSFGKPNFDVIAERFKNEFEEEEEGDSCETSGYSRGNRARQEKKICKRLNSITEEAEAEKKHGEDLHKWLESAEQDKFNKPIEELTLEELKEFEAKIKKISCGIQSNISHMQASSSLMFLSNDN; encoded by the coding sequence atgggtAGGAGAAAGATTAAGATGGAGAAAGTGCAAGACACAAACACGAAGCAAGTTACCTTCTCAAAACGTAGGCTGGGTTTGTTCAAGAAAGCGAGCGAGCTTGCGACTCTGTGCAACGCGGAGGTTGGTATTGTTGTCTTTTCTCCAGGAAACAAACCGTATTCCTTCGGGAAACCGAATTTTGATGTGATTGCAGAACGGTTTAAGAATgaattcgaagaagaagaagaaggagatagCTGTGAAACATCAGGCTATAGTAGAGGCAATAGAGCTAGacaggagaagaagatatgtaAACGCCTCAACTCGATTActgaagaagctgaagctgaGAAGAAACATGGTGAAGATCTTCACAAGTGGCTTGAATCTGCTGAACAGGATAAGTTCAATAAGCCCATTGAGGAGCTTACGCTTGAGGAACTCAAGGAATTTGAGGCtaagattaagaaaataagCTGTGGGATCCAAAGTAACATTAGTCATATGCAGGCTTCGTCTTCTCTCATGTTTCTCTCTAATGATAATTAG
- the ALDH22A1 gene encoding aldehyde dehydrogenase 22A1 (aldehyde dehydrogenase 22A1 (ALDH22A1); FUNCTIONS IN: 3-chloroallyl aldehyde dehydrogenase activity, oxidoreductase activity; INVOLVED IN: oxidation reduction, metabolic process; LOCATED IN: endoplasmic reticulum; EXPRESSED IN: 23 plant structures; EXPRESSED DURING: 13 growth stages; CONTAINS InterPro DOMAIN/s: Aldehyde/histidinol dehydrogenase (InterPro:IPR016161), Aldehyde dehydrogenase (InterPro:IPR015590), Aldehyde dehydrogenase, N-terminal (InterPro:IPR016162), Aldehyde dehydrogenase, conserved site (InterPro:IPR016160); BEST Arabidopsis thaliana protein match is: aldehyde dehydrogenase 10A8 (TAIR:AT1G74920.1); Has 35333 Blast hits to 34131 proteins in 2444 species: Archae - 798; Bacteria - 22429; Metazoa - 974; Fungi - 991; Plants - 531; Viruses - 0; Other Eukaryotes - 9610 (source: NCBI BLink).) — translation MPFWWPLIVLAFAYAICKFLLMLIPPNVPSIDVDASDVLAHGKDTEENSFIYIPPRGRSQQSDKKVQCYEPATMKYLGYFPALSPTEVEERVTLSRKAQKTWAQSSFKLRRQFLRILLKYIIEHQELICEVSSRDTGKTMVDASLGEIMTTCEKITWLLSEGERWLKPESRSSGRAMLHKVSRVEFHPLGVIGAIVPWNYPFHNIFNPMLAAVFSGNGIVIKVSEHASWSGCFYFRIIQAALAAVGAPENLVDVITGFAETGEALVSSVDKMIFVGSTAVGKMIMRNAAETLTPVTLELGGKDAFIICEDADVSHVAQVAVRGTLQSSGQNCAGAERFYVHKDIYTAFIGQVTKIVKSVSAGPPLTGRYDMGAICLQEHSEHLQSLVNDALDKGAEIAVRGSFGHLGEDAVDQYFPPTVLINVNHNMKIMKEEAFGPIMPIMQFSTDEEVIKLANDSRYALGCAVFSGSKHRAKQIASQIQCGVAAINDFASNYMCQSLPFGGVKDSGFGRFAGIEGLRACCLVKSVVEDRFWPLIKTKIPKPIQYPVAENAFEFQEALVETLYGLNIWDRLRSLIDVLKFLTDQSSNVSRTRKSH, via the exons ATGCCGTTTTGGTGGCCACTGATCGTCCTCGCCTTCGCTTACGCGATCTGCAAGTTCCTTCTTATGCTCATTCCTCCCAATGTTCCTTCCATTGACGTTGACGCATCCGATG TGTTGGCTCATGGGAAAGATACGGAGGAGAATAGCTTCATCTAT ATTCCTCCCAGAGGAAGGAGCCAACAGTCTGACAAAAAAGTTCAATGTTATGAACCTGCCACAATGAAATATCTGGGATATTTCCCTGCTCTGTCGCCTACTGAG GTCGAGGAGCGCGTAACACTATCAAGGAAGGCTCAAAAGACATGGGCTCAAAGTAGCTTCAAGCTTAGAAGGCAGTTCTTGCGGATTCTTCTTAAGTACATTATTGAACACCAAGAGCTTATATGCGA AGTCTCTTCACGTGATACTGGAAAGACTATGGTAGATGCGTCCCTGGGAGAAATTATGACTACTTGTGAGAAAATTACTTGGCTTCTTTCTGAGGGCGAACGATGGTTAAAGCCTGAATCTCG TTCTTCAGGAAGAGCTATGCTTCATAAAGTATCACGAGTAGAGTTCCATCCCCTTGGTGTCATTGGAGCTATAGTCCCATGGAATTATCCCTTCCACAATATTTTCAACCCTATGCTGGCTGCAGTCTTCTCTGGGAATGGCATTGTTATTAAG GTTTCAGAACACGCTAGCTGGTCGGGATGCTTTTACTTCCGCATAATCCAGGCAGCTTTAGCTGCTGTTGGAGCACCAGAAAATCTAGTCGATGTGATAACAGG GTTTGCGGAGACCGGAGAAGCACTTGTCTCATCTGTtgataaaatgatatttgttGGATCCACAGCTGTTGGCAAGATG ATAATGAGAAATGCTGCCGAGACATTGACACCTGTCACTCTTGAGCTTGGTGGAAAAGATGCATTTATCATATGTGAAGACGCAGATGTCTCACAT GTTGCACAAGTGGCTGTAAGGGGCACTCTTCAGTCCAGCGGGCAAAACTGTGCCGGTGCTGAAAGATTTTATGTCCACAAAGACATTTATACTGCATTCATTGGCCAAGTAACCAAGATTGTGAAGTCAGTTTCTGCT GGTCCTCCTCTAACTGGAAGGTATGACATGGGAGCTATATGTTTGCAAGAGCACTCTGAACACCTACAGAGCCTTGTAAATGACGCCTTAGACAAAGGAGCTGAAATTGCAGTCCGTGGCAGCTTTGGTCATCTGGGGGAAGATGCAGTCGATCAATATTTCCCTCCAACTGTTCTCATCAATGTGAACCACAacatgaaaataatgaaagaagAG GCTTTTGGACCAATAATGCCAATCATGCAATTCAGCACCGATGAAGAGGTCATAAAGCTGGCAAATGATTCACGTTATGCTCTAGGCTGTGCTGTTTTCTCTGGAAGCAAGCATCGCGCCAAACAAATAGCTTCTCAAATTCAGTGCGGTGTTGCTGCAATCAATGACTTTGCATCAAATTACATGTGCCAG TCGCTCCCGTTTGGAGGTGTAAAGGATAGTGGGTTTGGACGGTTTGCTGGAATAGAAGGTTTAAGAGCATGCTGTCTTGTGAAATCGGTGGTTGAAGATAGATTTTGGCCACTCATCAAGACCAAGATTCCAAAACCTATTCAG TATCCGGTAGCAGAAAACGCATTTGAATTCCAGGAGGCCCTAGTCGAAACTCTTTATGGACTCAACATTTGGGACCGGCTAAGATCCCTAATCGATGTCCTCAAGTTCCTTACCGATCAGAGCTCTAACGTGAGCAGAACTAGAAAGAGCCACTGA
- the ALDH22A1 gene encoding aldehyde dehydrogenase 22A1 (aldehyde dehydrogenase 22A1 (ALDH22A1); FUNCTIONS IN: 3-chloroallyl aldehyde dehydrogenase activity, oxidoreductase activity; INVOLVED IN: oxidation reduction, metabolic process; LOCATED IN: endoplasmic reticulum; EXPRESSED IN: 23 plant structures; EXPRESSED DURING: 13 growth stages; CONTAINS InterPro DOMAIN/s: Aldehyde/histidinol dehydrogenase (InterPro:IPR016161), Aldehyde dehydrogenase (InterPro:IPR015590), Aldehyde dehydrogenase, N-terminal (InterPro:IPR016162), Aldehyde dehydrogenase, conserved site (InterPro:IPR016160); BEST Arabidopsis thaliana protein match is: aldehyde dehydrogenase 10A8 (TAIR:AT1G74920.1); Has 55879 Blast hits to 55806 proteins in 2928 species: Archae - 471; Bacteria - 33034; Metazoa - 2477; Fungi - 2111; Plants - 1208; Viruses - 0; Other Eukaryotes - 16578 (source: NCBI BLink).), whose amino-acid sequence MPFWWPLIVLAFAYAICKFLLMLIPPNVPSIDVDASDVLAHGKDTEENSFIYIPPRGRSQQSDKKVQCYEPATMKYLGYFPALSPTEVEERVTLSRKAQKTWAQSSFKLRRQFLRILLKYIIEHQELICEVSSRDTGKTMVDASLGEIMTTCEKITWLLSEGERWLKPESRSSGRAMLHKVSRVEFHPLGVIGAIVPWNYPFHNIFNPMLAAVFSGNGIVIKVSEHASWSGCFYFRIIQAALAAVGAPENLVDVITGFAETGEALVSSVDKMIFVGSTAVGKMIMRNAAETLTPVTLELGGKDAFIICEDADVSHVAQVAVRGTLQSSGQNCAGAERFYVHKDIYTAFIGQVTKIVKSVSAGPPLTGRYDMGAICLQEHSEHLQSLVNDALDKGAEIAVRGSFGHLGEDAVDQYFPPTVLINVNHNMKIMKEEAFGPIMPIMQFSTDEEVIKLANDSRYALGCAVFSGSKHRAKQIASQIQCGVAAINDFASNYMCQSLPFGGVKDSGFGRFAGIEGLRACCLVKSVVEDRFWPLIKTKIPKPIQAISGSRKRI is encoded by the exons ATGCCGTTTTGGTGGCCACTGATCGTCCTCGCCTTCGCTTACGCGATCTGCAAGTTCCTTCTTATGCTCATTCCTCCCAATGTTCCTTCCATTGACGTTGACGCATCCGATG TGTTGGCTCATGGGAAAGATACGGAGGAGAATAGCTTCATCTAT ATTCCTCCCAGAGGAAGGAGCCAACAGTCTGACAAAAAAGTTCAATGTTATGAACCTGCCACAATGAAATATCTGGGATATTTCCCTGCTCTGTCGCCTACTGAG GTCGAGGAGCGCGTAACACTATCAAGGAAGGCTCAAAAGACATGGGCTCAAAGTAGCTTCAAGCTTAGAAGGCAGTTCTTGCGGATTCTTCTTAAGTACATTATTGAACACCAAGAGCTTATATGCGA AGTCTCTTCACGTGATACTGGAAAGACTATGGTAGATGCGTCCCTGGGAGAAATTATGACTACTTGTGAGAAAATTACTTGGCTTCTTTCTGAGGGCGAACGATGGTTAAAGCCTGAATCTCG TTCTTCAGGAAGAGCTATGCTTCATAAAGTATCACGAGTAGAGTTCCATCCCCTTGGTGTCATTGGAGCTATAGTCCCATGGAATTATCCCTTCCACAATATTTTCAACCCTATGCTGGCTGCAGTCTTCTCTGGGAATGGCATTGTTATTAAG GTTTCAGAACACGCTAGCTGGTCGGGATGCTTTTACTTCCGCATAATCCAGGCAGCTTTAGCTGCTGTTGGAGCACCAGAAAATCTAGTCGATGTGATAACAGG GTTTGCGGAGACCGGAGAAGCACTTGTCTCATCTGTtgataaaatgatatttgttGGATCCACAGCTGTTGGCAAGATG ATAATGAGAAATGCTGCCGAGACATTGACACCTGTCACTCTTGAGCTTGGTGGAAAAGATGCATTTATCATATGTGAAGACGCAGATGTCTCACAT GTTGCACAAGTGGCTGTAAGGGGCACTCTTCAGTCCAGCGGGCAAAACTGTGCCGGTGCTGAAAGATTTTATGTCCACAAAGACATTTATACTGCATTCATTGGCCAAGTAACCAAGATTGTGAAGTCAGTTTCTGCT GGTCCTCCTCTAACTGGAAGGTATGACATGGGAGCTATATGTTTGCAAGAGCACTCTGAACACCTACAGAGCCTTGTAAATGACGCCTTAGACAAAGGAGCTGAAATTGCAGTCCGTGGCAGCTTTGGTCATCTGGGGGAAGATGCAGTCGATCAATATTTCCCTCCAACTGTTCTCATCAATGTGAACCACAacatgaaaataatgaaagaagAG GCTTTTGGACCAATAATGCCAATCATGCAATTCAGCACCGATGAAGAGGTCATAAAGCTGGCAAATGATTCACGTTATGCTCTAGGCTGTGCTGTTTTCTCTGGAAGCAAGCATCGCGCCAAACAAATAGCTTCTCAAATTCAGTGCGGTGTTGCTGCAATCAATGACTTTGCATCAAATTACATGTGCCAG TCGCTCCCGTTTGGAGGTGTAAAGGATAGTGGGTTTGGACGGTTTGCTGGAATAGAAGGTTTAAGAGCATGCTGTCTTGTGAAATCGGTGGTTGAAGATAGATTTTGGCCACTCATCAAGACCAAGATTCCAAAACCTATTCAGGCAA TATCCGGTAGCAGAAAACGCATTTGA